The sequence AATTACTATCTCCAGTTGCTCTTTAAGAGGTGGAACAAGGAAAAATGCCCCCTTTATTGCTTCTTGTGTAAGGCCATATCGGGTTACGCCTTTAGCCGCTAGACGAAATTGGACTGCGATCGATTCAGCAGAGAATGCTCGGGCCAAATACTCTCCATTGATCACTTCCTCCCTTGGGCGAATAACTGCCAGGTGATAGCCACAGACTACATCTTGGAGGCTTTCCGGTACATATGCAGAAACAGCGATATCTTGCCATTCTTCAGAGTCCTTCGTAATCAGGACGTCTCCCTTACGAAGCTTAAATGCCTCGATTTCAGGATCAGACGCGGTTCCCTGCATGAAATCAATATTTTCAGTGATGAAATTATTATGGTAAACATCTACATAGTTACATAATCGCACAGGCCTTTCTCCCTTTGCGATTAACTTATCAACACTGCTGAGACGTACTGAAGCCATATGCCGCAATCGCCTAACCTCCCAATGCTCCGGAATATCGCCCAGCCAATCAATGCCCGAGGGCTTGAGGGGCACATTAGGGTCCAGGCCCCGGGTCACGGCTTGGTTGATGATGGCCTGCTTCTGCTCGTTCAACACCTCGATAAGCCGCCGCCGGTTGCGCATTAAGCGCCTACAACGCTGATCGAAATCAAGCACGAACGTTTCAATTGCTTTCTGCTCTCTTGGCGGTGGGAAAGGTATCAGTGACCGGCTTAACTTAACGTAGTCGATATTCTGCCCCTGGCGTATGCCCGTTACATAAAGTTTTAAACCCTCAATAAAGAAACGTGACTTAAATAGAATTGCGAAATATCCGTGGTTCTCCTTCTTGGCTGGATAAAGTACTGTATAGGCAGGGCTTATGATACCTTGATGCCGGGCATATTCAATTCCACCTTGAAATGAACGGAGACTAATAACGAAATCGCCTACAAGCACTAATTTCAGGTTTTGTAAGTCCTTAATTGCCAGAACTGTTCGGTTCTCGTATTCTTCTTTGCGAACAACTCCTTTGGTCTGAGTAGCTGCAAGCAATGGCTCATCAGGGTAACCTCGAACATTACGTTCATGGAAAAGGTTCTTTGTTCGTACCATATCCCAGTGTGTTGGCACCCTCCCCAGCCACGGCACACCAGAATCTTTATATTCCGGATAAGGGCGCAGGTCCGCAATCACGCCGTTGCCTCTCCCAAGATCTGCTCCAACAGCCCCTCGCTTTCCGCCTTCAGGGCCAGCAGGTCGGCCCGGATCTCGTCCAGGGTCCTGAGCGGCTGCGGCTTATAGAAGTGCCGGGTAAAGGAAATCTCATAACCGATCTGAGTCTTGGCGGGGTCGATCCATGCGTCCGGCACATGGGGCAAAACCTCACGGCGAAAGAAGGCCTCGATCCCCCCTGATTCCAGTAACGGCACCTGCTCGGTGTCCCTCAAGCCGGTGTCGGGCTCGTACTCCACCACTCTCGCCTTGCCGTCGATCTCCACCTGATAAAAACCGTGAAGTGGGTCCGGTTCCACCTTGCCAGGCTTATGAACCTTCCTAATGACCGGGGCTGCCGCGGTCTCGGTCTGGGTAAGTTCCGACCTCAGCAGCTTTACGCGGTTGGTGGTTAGCTTGACGCCGTGCCAGTCGGCATCATCTTCCACGGCCGCCATCACCACATTGAAATCCAGATGCGGCCCCGGCCCGAGACGTTGGGCCACCCGCCGCATCAGGTTGGCCAGCGGCTCCTCTTTGGCGGTTTGACAGGCTTGGTCGAAGCGCTCCAGTTTTTGGGCGCTCAAGTCGGCGGCCAGGCGCAGCGGGCGTTCAACGATAATCTTCCATTAACCGAAAGCCTCATTGGGGAAAA comes from Deltaproteobacteria bacterium and encodes:
- a CDS encoding restriction endonuclease subunit S — protein: MIADLRPYPEYKDSGVPWLGRVPTHWDMVRTKNLFHERNVRGYPDEPLLAATQTKGVVRKEEYENRTVLAIKDLQNLKLVLVGDFVISLRSFQGGIEYARHQGIISPAYTVLYPAKKENHGYFAILFKSRFFIEGLKLYVTGIRQGQNIDYVKLSRSLIPFPPPREQKAIETFVLDFDQRCRRLMRNRRRLIEVLNEQKQAIINQAVTRGLDPNVPLKPSGIDWLGDIPEHWEVRRLRHMASVRLSSVDKLIAKGERPVRLCNYVDVYHNNFITENIDFMQGTASDPEIEAFKLRKGDVLITKDSEEWQDIAVSAYVPESLQDVVCGYHLAVIRPREEVINGEYLARAFSAESIAVQFRLAAKGVTRYGLTQEAIKGAFFLVPPLKEQLEIVISIRDQCNQIQAAVLKAQREIDLIREYRTRLIADVVTGKLDVRGWQGEAPRLEEEESELLELGEEEELELDTDEAGEMAAAELRE